A single Eubalaena glacialis isolate mEubGla1 chromosome 18, mEubGla1.1.hap2.+ XY, whole genome shotgun sequence DNA region contains:
- the ZNF233 gene encoding LOW QUALITY PROTEIN: zinc finger protein 233 (The sequence of the model RefSeq protein was modified relative to this genomic sequence to represent the inferred CDS: inserted 1 base in 1 codon) has protein sequence MTKFQEPVSFKDVAVTFTKEELGLLDSTQRKLYRDVMLENFWNLVSVGYQPFKLDMILQLGRKEKLWVMEPETQGAGCSGHGNQNEIETLQEAGLRQLLHEGLMCWQIWEQFTSKLTRTQDSMIKLQGKKLPKQDDSSCEAWSGDSTQVPEDENYVGKLQGESSTSIKNQESPTQTSWDFCRKMYLRESQNYQSRCQQIDIKDKLCQCDHCVMRRISHHHGNQEVHKSEKACGHNNHGKDFVKNTSQHSIIHSGEETSDETGKGVSLGYDVELHQQLRVGEKPHVCSECGKGTTYNSVFHIHYSVHRGGKRSGNDECGVDLGQSSHPQTRQRAKPGEKPYRCGVCAAESFNQNSSLPTHEPIHPGENLCRGGRCGKGSSHSLDLNSHCVDNTGEKSWKCELCGKGFNETSQIQAHQTAYPQDKTSKWKACDRIFSQSSDPLQRVHTGEKPYKCEVCGKDFSKASNLQAHQRIHTGEKPYKCDVCGKNFSRNSHLQAHQRVHTGEKPYRCDTCGKDFSQISHLQAHQRVHTGEKPYRCDTCGKGFSQSSHLQDHQRVHTGEKPYTCNVCGKGFSWSSHLQAHQRVHTGEKPYKCEECGKGFIWNSYLHVHQRIHTGEKPYKCGTCGKSFSQTSHLQAHRRVHTGEKPYKCFVCGKGFSKSSXSSGSSESP, from the exons ATGACCAAGTTCCAG GAGCCAGTGTCCTTCAAGGACGTGGCTGTGACCTTCACCAAGGAGGAGCTGGGGCTGCTGGACTCCACCCAGAGGAAGCTGTACCGAGACGTGATGCTGGAGAACTTCTGGAACCTGGTCTCAGTGG GATATCAACCTTTCAAATTAGATATGATACTACAgctggggagaaaagagaagctTTGGGTGATGGAGCCAGAAACCCAAGGAGCTGGGTGTTCAG GACACGGGAACCAAAATGAGATAGAGACTCTTCAAGAAGCAGGATTAAGACAGCTTTTACATGAAGGCCTTATGTGCTGGCAGATATGGGAACAGTTTACAAGTAAATTAACCAGAACTCAGGACTCAATGATAAAGCTGCAAGGCAAGAAGTTGCCAAAACAAGATGATTCCTCCTGTGAGGCGTGGTCAGGAGATTCTACTCAGGTTCCTGAAGATGAGAACTATGTAGGAAAGCTTCAAGGGGAGAGTTCCACAAGTATCAAAAATCAAGAGTCTCCAACTCAGACCTCCTGGGATTTCTGCAGGAAAATGTATCTGAGAGAGTCACAGAATTATCAGAGTAGGTGTCAGCAAATTGACATAAAAGATAAACTGTGTCAGTGTGATCACTGTGTCATGAGAAGGATCTCTCATCACCATGGCAATCAGGAAGTACACAAAAGCGAGAAGGCTTGTGGCCACAATAATCATGGAAAAGACTTTGTGAAGAACACATCCCAGCATAGCATCATCCACTCAGGAGAGGAGACCTCTGATGAGACTGGAAAAGGTGTCAGCCTTGGCTATGATGTGGAACTTCATCAGCAGTTGCGTGTAGGAGAGAAGCCCCATGTGTGTAGTGAGTGTGGGAAGGGCACCACGTATAACTCAGTGTTTCACATTCATTACAGTGTTCACAGAGGAGGGAAACGCAGTGGGAATGATGAGTGTGGGGTGGACTTGGGTCAGAGCTCACATCCGCAGACCCGTCAGAGAGCCAAGCCAGGGGAGAAACCCTACAGATGTGGGGTGTGTGCTGCTGAGAGCTTCAATCAGAACTCCTCCCTTCCCACTCATGAGCCCATTCACCCAGGGGAGAATCTGTGTAGGGGTGGCAGGTGTGGGAAGGGCTCCAGTCATAGCTTGGACCTCAACAGTCACTGTGTAGACAACACTGGCGAGAAATCCTGGAAATGTGAGCTGTGTGGTAAAGGCTTCAATGAGACATCACAAATTCAAGCCCATCAGACAGCCTACCCTCAAGACAAAACGTCCAAATGGAAGGCATGTGACAGGATATTCAGTCAGAGCTCTGATCCTCTTCagagagttcacactggagagaaaccatataaATGCGAGGTATGTGGGAAAGACTTCAGTAAGGCCTCCAACCTTCAAGCCCATCAGAGAATCCACACCGGCGAGAAACCCTACAAATGTGATGTGTGTGGTAAGAACTTCAGCCGGAATTCCCATCTTCAGGCCCATCAGAGAGTCCACACGGGAGAAAAACCCTACAGATGTGACACATGTGGGAAGGACTTCAGTCAGATTTCCCATCTTCAGGCCCATCAGAGAGTCCACACAGGAGAGAAGCCCTACAGATGTGACACATGTGGGAAAGGCTTCAGTCAGAGCTCACATCTTCAAGACCACCAGCGGGTCCACACCGGAGAGAAACCCTACACGTGCAATGTGTGTGGGAAGGGTTTCAGTTGGAGCTCCCATCTTCAAGCCCATCAGAGAGTCCATACAGGGGAGAAACCCTACAAGTGTGAAGAATGTGGGAAAGGCTTCATCTGGAACTCGTACCTTCACGTTCATCAGAGGATCCACACGGGAGAGAAACCCTATAAGTGTGGCACGTGTGGGAAGAGCTTCAGTCAGACCTCCCATCTTCAAGCCCATCGGAGGGTccatacaggagagaaaccctacaAATGTTTTGTCTGTGGTAAGGGCTTTAGCAAGAGTT TGTCTTCAGGTTCATCAGAGAGTCCATAG